The following nucleotide sequence is from Sphaeramia orbicularis chromosome 24, fSphaOr1.1, whole genome shotgun sequence.
TTTATAACCAGAGAGCAGTTTGCTGTCATTCTTAGCCTGTCTGTTGTaacttttccattgtttttaatctGACCACGTTGGACCAGTTCTGTTCTGTAAGTGTCCATAATGTAAATAAAGCCAATCTGACCACAGTCATGCACATTCAGATTTGCACAGGACAACATGGCATCATCTCCTCTTCTGACAACAGATGAAATTGTTCCAGCTTCCACTGTTGAGAGAAAAattttacagttaaaaaaaaagtaatgttctGGTCAGGTGTAGTGTGAGAATGATTCTGTCCTTGATAGCAATTGACATGTCCTggataaataaaatacacaactattactctatatcaggggtgtcaaactcattttagttcagggccacattcagcccaatatgatctcaaatgggccggaccagaaaaataataacagcaaaaaaagtaaaaaaaaaaaaagtatatatatatatatatatatatatatatgtatatatatatatatatatatatatatatatatatatatatatatatatatatatatatatatatatatatatatatatatatgtatatatatatatatatatatatatatatatatatatatatatatatatgtatatataaatgtatatatttatgaacatgtttacatctgcaaaatttccttaaaaatgtgaataacaacaacctgaaatgtcttaaggaaaataaatacaattttagtaatattatgcctcagttcatcagttacacatgtgcattacaacttacattactattacaaatacacaaaacatttagtaacaggcagaatattggtaaaattgcatttacttctctcaaGATATTtcgtgttgttcatatttgttgaggttgctcacattttttgtaaaataataatttgtaaatgtaaatagtttcatgaaattttactttttgacagtaaaacaaatagaaaattagcagttttcattacttataggtagttatgatagtattttactggcctgatccactttagatcatattggtctgaatgtggaacctgaactaaaatgattttaacaccgttgattgttcatatcttcagtgtaagtttgcatttcagaaattcgtTATATGTGGAATCATTATATATGACTGAAAACTCAGGAATGGCAGATTGAATATATGGAACAAAAGTGTGAATATGAATAAATATCTAATGATGcttcaaaggaaaaaaaaggctgaaattTGAAATACTTCGAAGGAAAGCTGTAATATATAAATATTAGAGAGGGAAGCAAACCCTGTGCAAAGACTGCTAGGCTAAATGCACCAAAATATAGTATAACTacttttagatattcataaatgacctaaaattataaTAAGTGCCAAGAATGAGGAGCTCTGAAATTCTGCCAAAAATGTCAATGTATTAGATTGTGGAGATAagaactgaatatatttacactGACAGGCCACATAATGCATGTATCAGTGTTATACATAACTTATTCCTGCTGTTGAGAGTCTGCGATATCAATATTGTACAACTTCTTTAATTTCAagagggttacaaaaaaaaacatagtttGTATTAACAGCAGGTAAACAGTGGATTTCTGGCTCACATGCACAAAGGTGATAACAATACCCTGTTTTTAGTGTGCACAGAAACTTGAATATCAAGAATAAGAGTCTGAATATATGGAAAGAAACATGAGAAAATAGATCTTAATGCCATAAAGCTAATGGTGTCATCTCATGTTTCAatgtgtaaaataacacaaactctCACATCAGTAATTATAAATGCTAACAAGATAAATAACCCTGGATAACATGTTCATGTTCATTCCATGTTATTGtcatttctgtaaaaaaaaaaaaaaaaaaaaaaaagaaagaaaccttTACCTGTGATCTGAAGCATCAGTAGCagagaaaaagacattttaatctgtttattttcaACCATCATTCTTCTCTTTTTCAGTCTTGATGCTTACTGAATGTATCCTGTATAAAATTGTGTCACTTCCTCATTGGTTTTGTCTATTCTGAGTCTAAGTAGGAGGAGCAAATCAGCTTTTCATTTCTGTTATGTGTTTAATCAGTTATCTATAAATAAACGGTCTCATTAATGAGTTAAATATAATGTCAGCATTAGTTATAACCAGCAGTAAAACATTTTGGAGAGTACATAATGAGAACACCAGAATgagattttattttcattggtgTTTCCACATTTTGGAAAGACTCATGCTACTGGTACAGATGTTGCTCACTATGCATTTCCCCTCACATGCAAGTTAAATATGTGTGCAACACTACAAAGTCATAATGTCCTGTGTGATGGGAGGGTGAGTCACTGATCACTGATGAAGAAAAGTCTTAATTTCACAATTGGACAAGATGCAGAATTAAATAATACATAGGTACTGGTACTTCTGCAGTATTTGCTCTGTTACAGTGTCACAAGGTAAAATGTTTGAACTGTGTGAATGTTGTTTATTGTCTACGCTGATTAACACAATAGGAAGTGTCATCTGATGTTAATAGACttaaagtgttaaataaaaaaatctgattttaaaaagTTAATATATTGTCATCTCCATTTCCTTACACAAACAtaggtttttttattcattcaacataatttatatatttttagattACTACAATAATTtagtctttttttatatatattttttttattttgaagaattttttttgtcacataaataaaataaaacaagagtAACAAGGAAAATATTATGTAAAAatgctaaatttaaaaaaataaataataattataataaaaaataatactaatcagaagaagaagaagaagaagaagaagaagaagaagaaactatcATGTAAAATAAGGTGCTAATAACACTGATGGTGTCGTACACTGATAATATAGGAAGTCGACTATAAAATCAGCCTCAGACTTTGTGCTTAGTCTTTCCATCTGTATTCCTCAAAAACAAGCAGAAAACATCAGAAAGTTTGGCCCAAATAGAAGCTTTATACATTCACTGAAGTTCAGTAGAAAGtttggttcattttaatgccagaAAACATCGTATTTTAACCACTATTTTCATTACAAATATGTCTACAATCAAAAAAGCATTAGCCtatatagcattttttttttttttacagtttaaccATCATAAGCAGACACAGATgcttaatatatttttcttcgtTTAACATTTTGTCAACACGTTAATTTTAGAACATGAAAGActgtaataacataaaaacagcgAACTGATAGGTGAACTGCTATGAAACACTGCTGTGGTCTATACTATTTGGTTACATGGACACTATTTTGGTTTGTTTACAGTAACATAGAGGATGCTGGGATCACAGGAGTCTgcagcagaagaggaggaggaggctttaACGGTGCTGTATGTcactgcatcatcatcatcatcatcatcatcatttttacGCTGGGTCTGAGAAACAAGAAGGAAACAGAGTGACTAAGTATTCAGAAGGCTGTAGATTTGTTTATTAGATGAGACTGTGGGGTGGACATGCTGGTCTGAGGCCTGGATCATGAAGCAGGATTAAAGGGTCTATGAGACTAACATCTGCCTCAACTCAAAATTTTTAGTATCATGAAGGGTAAATAAAATCACCCCTGATGGTTATGTTGAAGAAAGTGGATCAAACTATATGAAAACATCACATACTAAACTTCCTAAACTTTATTATTTGAGACTTAACAACTGTATGTTTCCTTCGGGCtcagatttacaaaaatacatcttAAAATTCCACTATGTTTACATTTATATCAACTGTTCCACCACCTCAGAGGGGCTGTATGAAGTAATTTACTTTCAGAtattaaaaaattacattaaattatcatTCCAGTGCTTAGAATGAAGATCTGTGAAGTTATTCCAAAGATTCCAATGTACTGGATTGTTTTCACATGAATAGGCCACtgcatttatgtgaccactagagggagtagtgaatcACTTTCTGGTCTCCCATAATGTGAAAAGCAAACATCACGGAACCTTTAACAGAAGTATCAGAAAGTAACAAGAAGGCACAAGAACCACTAAGAAAAACCTTTTACAGTTGAAATGATACTAACAAACAAAGAGATTCTGACTTGGTCGAACTTGCCTCTTAATACAGATcactaattttaacccataaagacccagttgtacttttgtcagttttgcagtggtggagaatcccagctccataaagtaaaagtcccgccatgtattggttctacctgttcacttaacacaggtgattccactaacaATCCCACCTACCTGAATGAGGAGTTGTGGCCATCAAAATgtgctggttcagtgaatggttggaacaaatacaaggcaggacttttactttatggagctgggattctccaccactgcagttttgtggcacttcccaaatgaatttttctctccggTCAACCTTtcattagtgatttatcaccatttactatactattatcttctgtattttgcatttttcactgtaaatcatgtattttcctatacttcatttactatatttaatttagatgctcatgaaaactcagagtacagtcaacggttattatatcaaaacagtacggtggccgacaagggccaaacacattgcaacggcccagtgtgtctcagttaagagaaaatagctgcaagtacagaaacgatgcaaattgacaactcaaacacaagtctaaacgaggtacaaaaagaggaatgtgatgcaaataaaaaaatgtgctgcaagaaagaaaaacaaatggataaacatcaaatgctctgcaaatagagaaacgatgcaaatcAAGAAAACAtatgcaaatgaaaaacgctgcatatcaatcactacaacagaagtgctccaaacctgcagccagccagcgtttatagacaacagactagaatcaaataaaagtcacatgaccgtgCTACGctgtaacttcaatttgttcccactgtagtttgaaacactgtcagtcagctgttctgctgacagcaccccctacaggtttggagcacttcctttgaagtgactggttatgcagcgtttttcatttgcagatgttttcttggtttgaatcattttATGCTTTGCATTgcttctctatttgcagagcatttgaggattatgcatgtgtttttgtgtcttgctgCACATTTTCTCATTTGCACCACGTctctctttttgtacctcgtttagacttgtgtttgagtttgtgagtttgcatcgtttctgtacttgcagctgttttctctaaatgagacgcattgggccgttgcagtgtgtttggcccttgttggccaccgtaaaacagagaaaactgaagaaacagtgactttttcagcaaatatgtcaataagtgaatgtaaaaacaagcatcctcatccactgtcattgatccaactccatgggttttgctggtgagtcaatgttgtagaagatgacgtttttccacattcactatggagcctctgaacgtccaaatgggtcatatctgatgaccatgaaaagacgacaaactgcattttacaccaattatttacatgtattgacaggattaatagaTCAGCAGATATAGAACATTCTagttcagttgatggttttggtcgccagtggaggtttgggtctttatgggttaaggaacatAGCAGAACCTGAAGAGGAGGCCAgtgtattatatatacatatcagAATTCATAAGTGATCCAGCAGCTCACCCCAGCTTTTCTGGCCTTCTTGGTGAAGTGAACTGAGGCGTAGGGAACAGCATCTTCAGGGTCAGCCTCAAAGGACAAGACAGAAACAAGACAACACAGAGTCAATAACTGATACCAACAATGACACAGAcactgaaacactgtcatctactggAAGTTTGTTGGTAGAGATCTTGGCATCTGGTTTTACTGTAATTTAAGCTTTgagaaacatataaaaaaaacaggtttttatcaaaTTAATATTCAAACTATAGTAGATTGTAGAAATACAAAATGTAACATGAGGGTTGGTTGGTGGTTGATGGTTCACTccttataaaatgagacagcagcaGTCTTGAACAGTGCTTCGCTCTCCACACAGCTGCTATAgcaacacttcctgacacataccctcacatgactgaactaaccaatcaggagctagcagtactttGATtgataaatgtaagtgatttagaacgGCAGATTCAGCACATTAtcttacagtcgtggaaaaaattattagaccacccttgttttcttcaatttcttgttcattttaatgcctggtacaactaaaggtacatttgtttggacaaatataatgataacaacaaaaatagctcataagagtttaatttcagagctgatatctatccattttacatgttttgttgataataaccaaattcacttcagttcttacatcaatatctatggcattgtactgataaaaacagtgcttttaggcattccatgttttcttttctgtttgttttagccacatgatacacacaggagttagtacttgattgcataaccattgtttttgatgaatttcgatggcctaataattttttccatgactgtagctgCTTGTATACTACAAATAGGAAtatttaaatgtataaatgtgtaaataataattctataaatGTAAATTGTTAATTGGGTGAACactgtcaatatttttttaacaaattaacTTAAACACgagttaacttattccctgtaatatgAATTTACTTCACTGTTAAACCTTATATTTCCTCAACATAAATTatcttaacttctgagccttacacaaAACATGACCAGTGTTACAAAATGTAAGTTACCCTCAGGTAGATTTACTATCAGTACAGCCGAATGATGCCAGATATATTATAATTTTGCTCACTGTTAGTGTTAATACAATGTTACCCATAGAAGCATGAATCACatcatcacaatcatttcatcagaagaggtaaacatattttattccaactttatgggtaacagtgtcgTTATATTTAGTCAATCCAACTGAAACACTTCTCTATATGATATCATTGTCTAAACTAGTGCCTTGTCATGCAGTGTCCTCCCACACTTGAATGTGACTAATGAACACAAAGGTCTTGAACTAATACCCTTCTAACAAAtcagaaatataaaatattttataTCGAATACAGAAACCTGTGGGCCAGTTTATATTTACTCTGTCATAGACAAAAATTTTGCAGTGACATAATTTTTGTTACCCctaacttttttttccatttgtttctgaTGTCCACAGAAGATTGATTAGAagcatttttttaaagattttaactGATGAATAAATGACATTCAAGCAAAGAATCGGTTTGTGTCGCTGCTAAAACTTTTTACTCGTACTCTGCAAACTCTTGGTTATGAACTTTGTACAGACCTAAACTCTGGTTTAAGCTTTTTAACTTTATTAGTCACTATATGATGAAATATGCAGAGGTGGGAAATACAAAGGTCACATACTCTCTTTCCGTTCTTATTTAGAGCTTCAAGGTATCTGTGCTTCACTTGAGTATTTCTTTTCTGACAGTTTTaccttttcttccattttcaaaGCAGGATCAggagttttaatgcatttcttaTTTCATCAGTCATTTTGCATTAGCGCTGATTTCCATCAAAACAACCACGTGGAAAAGATGATCCTTAATGTCTCCAATATAAATGGAAATTCAACAAAGACTAGACTAGAGCACAGATAAAATTTTGTTTTTAGTTCTGTTGCTGACACTGAAAACTAATTGAAACAAAGCTAATCTTCACAATTCTTCATAATTTAGTTTCAAGTTACATTAGTCTTTCCAGTACATTAATAGGTTTGACTAACTTTccacagaaaatgaaaaattttACTTTGAATACATTTTAGAGgatgtactttttacttttatttgaatATAAGTTTTATGTTCATTCAGACAGATATCGCCATTTCTATTTGAGGAAAGAATGTGTGTAATTATGTCACATCTGAAAATATCACAGCTAGATCAGTGGGTTCTTTTAAGTATAAGGAAAACACACTTATCACATTTGTCTTCCCCTGATTTCACCTAATTCTAgcttttattctattgtattgttgTGCTTTATGTCTCCATATTTTGCCTgctatgtgaagcactttgtaactttGGTTTTGATAAATTAATATAGTGCTTTTCTGCTATTTCCACCATTATTGTCTTATCCTGGATTTGTCTAAAATTGCATCTCAAAAATCATGACGAAACACCAGACTTTAGGTAGATGAATGGAGATTGAAACCTGCAAAATGTATCAATTTAAACATGTAAGAAACAAATCACAAACACAGGTCAAATTCTAAAGGCTGTCATCTTTGGCAAAAATAATGATATACTccacctttttatttttttactgagttTCTGTATTATTTTTATCCCCTATGTGATGgcatgtaacacagtaacatAATAAATATAGCATAAATATTGTCTCTCAGCTGCTTTATGAATTAATATTCCTTTGCTTTTTCCTTTGTTCAATCTCCTTTTGCTATAGAATTATACATATTTTTACTCACAACAGTGCCTTCTCCCATCTGTGTTTTGTTCCCTGAAAAGAAAAGGAATTTGTTTTAGgttatacaatgaaaatgttaatttattttCAAATCAACTTGTAGAATAATTGTGACTGTAAATGTTCTGACCTTTTTTTGTCTTCCAAATGAGAAGCACCACAATAGTTACTAGAAGTGCTGCTGAACCTGAAGCAATGGAGACCTTCGCCTTGTATGGAAAACCTGAAACTGTTACTAGAtctaaaaaagaaagagaataagcacaataacagaataaactagaatagcactctgagagcgcagacctctgtcaaggcagatcattgccccccccccatgaaaatttaataatttgttccttgtgccagtatcaacatttcctgaaattttcatccaaatccatccataactttttgagttatcttgcacacggacagacagataaacaaacatacTGGCAGACtaacaaaccaatgctggcaaaaaacataacctccttgaggTAATTAAGCTGAGATATTTGTTTGTGTAAGTGTTTTATATATCTATTTATCCTTAGGCAGATGTTGTTAATGATGTTCCATTGTGCCAACTGCACTAATTTTGCACCATTATATATTAAGTTTTACGTggcataattacatttttatcttatttatatttctgttttaGTGTGACACTCTCATCATGGCTGTTGTAAAAGAACAATTTCCTGTCAAAGATTAATAATATAtctttcaatcaatcaaattgtattcaTATAGTGTCACATCATGACAAACGTTTACTAGCTTTCTATGGATAAAGATAAAACAAGATGTTCAGCCATTAAATATAGCAAAGAAATACAaatgttgggggaaaaaaatcatcttAATTGTCTTTGCATCTTTTCTGAGTTTTACTAAAGAGGAAATGTTGTAGTGAGAATGTGGTTAACAGCATCAGCAGAGCTCTGTAGtggagtcactggtaacaaccaCGCAGAGGAGACTGTTGAGTGATTCACATGAAGAGCATTCACATAAGCTATTTTTAAATACCTGTTCTACTGTAGCTACCACGATAGAGGAGTCTTTTCTCCTGTAAGTTCTCTATTATAACCTCTGAGCAGCAGATCAGAAAAATCGAGAAAGATCTGCTTATGTGTGAACAAACGGACTGAACAGATGTAGTATTATGAACATCTGCAAACACATGTCACTATAATACTCATACTGTGCAATCTAAATGAAACATAAAACTAAATACTAGTTAAACAATGACAGATTCTTGGATtaattaaataagaaaatagtAGAGATAGAGATGTTAGGAGAACCTGGTTTTGTTGTGTAGTTACTGGGTGCAGATGCtgtggttgttttgttttcttcagtgttttccacTGCTGCTAAGTTAGTTGTCGTTCTTGTTGTTGGTGTGACTCTTGTTGTCTCCACATTCATCTTGTTTTTCTCTTCtgcataaatgaaataaaaacccaaTCATGTGCGGTAAATTATAATCAacattccttttctttttcccaTAATGTTTAACAGATCATCATGCTCTTACCTGTTTTCTGATCTGAAGACTTAAAGGGGAACGGATGCACTTTCTGATTTTTATCTGTCACTTTACATGTTAATGAATCAGAATTCTCTGGTTTACAACCAACACATTTCAAGGTGTTTGAACATTTGCCATCCACTGTGCTCAAATCTTCTTTGAACTTCTTCCCATTGTTTTTCTCAAACTGCCACTTCactgtatgtttacactgtctgTATGTCCACACAGAACAGTTGAACATCCTTTTATCTGTGTCCTGATGTTCTGTCACTGGTGAACATGGAGATATTGtgagacaaagacaaaaagagaATAAATGAATCACTGTAAATTCCATTGTTATTATGTTCCTGTGCTTATTTTAATAAGATAGTTTGAGATGAAAATATTCTGATGTAAATACTCACAGGTAacgacagacagataaaccatAGCGTCTCCCCCatatttcactttatttctgtACTGTCGGCAGGTGTACGCACCAGCATCCTCCTTGGTGACATTCTTTATAAGAAGGGAGCAGTCTGCTGTAACATCCAGTCTGTCTGATTGGAATTCAGGTTTAATCTTTCCATGACCAACAAGCTCTACTACTGTTTCTTCTCTGACAAAGTTCCAGGTTGTACCATTACATTCATGCTGACGATCCATCACATTTCCACAAGACAGCGTGGCATCACTTCCATTTCTGACAAAGACATTTTCTTCAGTGACTTCCGctgaaaatggaaaataaatgtagtttttatgatgtttttttctctaatattAATAAATAGACAAAAGTTTCCTCTGTGGTTTCCAGGTGGATTCATcacattaaacaaacacaaacttggCTTTACTTTCAGAGATCTCAATAAATGTGTCTTTACCTGATATCTGTAGAAAAAGTAAAGACAGTGTGATCCATGTGAATTCACCCATGGTGGTTCTCTGACTGGTCTTCACTGTGAATCTGAAGTATCTGTGAAATGATGCATCAAACAGGAAAACACATTTGTCCTTCCTCTTCTATGTGTCTACTCATTATTGTCACCTCAGACTTTGTGGTTTGAGCTCAAACCTGTGCTTTGACACGAGAACATGAGCTTTTATCCCTTTGAATTGAAAAGATCAAAATATTAAACCATAACTGATTTACTTCTAAGAGTCAGTCATCAGTCCTGTATCTTATATGTGGTGGAGACTGGTGGAGATGAACACAGCAGTTTAGTTAAAGTCCACCCgcaatttagtgttttttttcttattctgggaacatttattttgttttgatttaaacacataaatctcATGAACAAACCCACAgcctatccactgcaccaccagtcGACTGAAGGAACTGGGTCCAATATCACCTACGTAGACAAATATCCAAGTAGTGTTTGTCCTCACACTCTATTAAATTCAAGTCCTTGTGTCAAACTTTGAGGTGGAGGAGACTAAACAGAGGTGTACGGAGCTGAACAAGACCAAACTTCAGTAGCTGTGACATGTGGAGCAGGTAAATCACCTGTTTCATGTTGGTTCTGGAGTCTTCAAAGTGTCTGGATCTCACTCAGGGCCACTTACCGACCCAGAGAAActcatttacattaaaacaaaataatgacaagaaATTCCTATGGGTGCCAAAAAAGCTGACCAAGGGTGAATTTTTTAATCCTCCAGTGACAGCACAGCCTCATATAACCTGCTTGACAAAAGTTTTCAGAGTCATTTTACTGGTGGTCCATGTTCACACATAAATATTCAGAcagaaattaattaaatatagataaaaacaACTTTAATAAATGTTGACATGAACCACAGAATACAGACAAGTGTTATATTATAATAACTTCAgcatatttttcattatagaGACGCTGTTACAAAGATTAATTTGTTTAAATAGGCTTTCTTCTATAGACCAGCAACCACTGTATATGTGTGAAATGGATGTTAAAATATGAACGCATAAGATTCACAAAGAATGTTCTGTTTTCCACCAAACATctgcccacacaaacacacttacagACCTATGCAGATGTTTGTAGTTCTTTTTCCTCTACATTAACAGATTGATTTATAGCAGATCAACAGCTGTTTTGGTTCCTCAGTGGTGTTCCTCTGGGAATCATCATATCAGACTTACCTTATATGAGATAAATATTCTGATTGGCCCACTGCTGAAGAGGGGAATCGACCTAACAGAAAAAATGAACCCAAGATCTCAGACTGGTTTTGTTCTCATGGTATTACACTTTATATAAGGTGATATTTCTCTGGTCTGAGGTCTGCtggtttctctgtgtttttgaggttTTTTCTGAGAGCAAAGGAGGAAATGTTTTCATGAGAATGTGGAACCTCTGGTGGTGAAGATGTGAACCTGACAAACACAAGTGGACAAAAATGCTGATGAGTTTCACAGTAAACTTTGTCTGGCAACTTATAGGGAGAGCTCAAAATCCATACACACCAGTTTAATACATAGACAGTGGTAAGAGCCTGAAAATACAAATCAAAATCTGCAACTACATTCTTATCTGTAATTTCAATGATGCTGGTTTATTTAGAAGAGATATAACTTGTAAGATGGAtccaaaaaagaaagagaataagGGCAATAATAGAGgaaatgaaaacatgtttttgaGACTTGTTTACAGAATGTGCAAGTATTTTTAATATCTGAATATTCTGATCAATATAGGTTGGTGGGATATATGTTGTGCAAAAatttcatacacatttttttcctgatgtTATTATGAAAGGAAACATGTTCTTCACTCTCATTCTCCCTCAGACGGAGAAACATGAGTTGACACATAATGAAAATTGCTGCCGTCTTGTGGGCAGTTGAATTATTTATTAAAGAAGCCAAGATGCATTTCTGAAATGAAAATACAGTCTGTACAGTACGACTCAACAATATGGATGTGTAACCTAACAAACAGAAAAGAGAAGATTCAACATAGTACAATTTATCCCATAAAATATAAAACcagaagttgtaaaaaaaaaaaaaaaaaaaaaaaaaaatatatatatatatatatatatatatatatatataataaaagttTAACCTCTGTATTTATATTGCACACAAGTGAAATATATCATAACTTTGCTGTGATTAATCTTGGTACATTATGtacaagagaaaataaaataaatctattcACTCTCACTCCCAacttgccagaaatttgtgatgttcaaatgg
It contains:
- the LOC115415495 gene encoding uncharacterized protein LOC115415495, producing the protein MGEFTWITLSLLFLQISAEVTEENVFVRNGSDATLSCGNVMDRQHECNGTTWNFVREETVVELVGHGKIKPEFQSDRLDVTADCSLLIKNVTKEDAGAYTCRQYRNKVKYGGDAMVYLSVVTLTEHQDTDKRMFNCSVWTYRQCKHTVKWQFEKNNGKKFKEDLSTVDGKCSNTLKCVGCKPENSDSLTCKVTDKNQKVHPFPFKSSDQKTEEKNKMNVETTRVTPTTRTTTNLAAVENTEENKTTTASAPSNYTTKPDLVTVSGFPYKAKVSIASGSAALLVTIVVLLIWKTKKGNKTQMGEGTVADPEDAVPYASVHFTKKARKAGTQRKNDDDDDDDDAVTYSTVKASSSSSAADSCDPSILYVTVNKPK